The Argentina anserina chromosome 3, drPotAnse1.1, whole genome shotgun sequence genome includes a region encoding these proteins:
- the LOC126787838 gene encoding uncharacterized protein LOC126787838 gives MEITARHLISASPPRSSFLLVASSSTSTTSTTSLPFQFQSSSNYILKRQAQLQGVCFKRISPICASSNTQTPPQSDAPERWLLEPVGDGDTRHIGFKVQMPGAFEIASNVVTVGRLPEKADLVIPVATVSGLHARIRKKDGNLLVTDLDSTNGTFINDQRLRPGVIATLSPGSCVTFGDEHLAVFRVSKLASVEAASDTGSGEDKVGTVIPEEVETVSAESSKII, from the exons ATGGAAATAACAGCTCGTCACTTGATCTCTGCATCTCCTCCTCGctcctcttttcttcttgttgcttcttcttctacttctACTACTAGTACTACTTCACTGCCCTTTCAGTTTCAGAGCAGCTCCAACTACATTCTCAAACGACAAGCTCAACTCCAAGGCGTCTGCTTCAAACGAATTAGCCCCATATGTGCCTCCTCTAACACGCAGACTCCTCCTCAATCTGATGCTCCCGAAAGATGGCTTCTGGAGCCTGTGG GTGATGGAGATACAAGGCATATTGGTTTCAAGGTTCAAATGCCAGGTGcatttgaaattgcttct AATGTGGTGACTGTTGGCCGCCTTCCTGAGAAAGCTGATTTAGTGATTCCAGTTGCAACAG TATCTGGTTTGCATGCTCGCATTCGAAAGAAAGATGGAAACCTCTTGGTAACAGATCTGGACAGCACCAATGGGACATTCATTAATGACCAACGGTTGAGACCTGGAGTTATTGCCACCTTATCACCTGGATCTTGTGTTACATTTG GAGACGAACACTTAGCTGTGTTTCGTGTGTCAAAGTTAGCCAGTGTAGAAGCTGCAAGTGATACAGGTTCTGGTGAAGATAAAGTAGGGACTGTCATTCCTGAAGAAGTAGAGACTGTCTCGGCTGAAAGTAGTAAAATAATTTGA
- the LOC126787834 gene encoding NADH--cytochrome b5 reductase 1-like produces the protein MVGLQSHRAEMLSIAAAVVAIGVGTAYYFYVTRKPKGCLDPEKFKEFKLVKRTQLSHNVAKFKFALPTATSVLGLPIGQHISCRGKDSQNEEVVKAYTPTTLDTDIGYFELVIKMYPQGRMSHHFRVMSEGDYLAVKGPKGRFKYQPNQVKAFGMLAGGTGITPMFQVARAIMENPSDRTNIHLIYANVTYEDILLKEELDNLASNFPNRFNIYYVLNQAPEGWKGGVGFISKEIIQTHCPAPAPDIKILRCGPPPMNKAMAANLDSLGYSSEMQFQF, from the exons ATGGTTGGTTTACAGAGTCACAGAGCAGAAATGCTGAGCATAGCCGCGGCTGTCGTCGCCATTGGTGTTGGTACCGCCTACTATTTCTACGTcaccagaaaaccaaaag GTTGCTTGGATCCTGAGAAATTCAAGGAATTTAAACTTGTAAAGCGCACTCAGCTCAGCCATAATGTGGCTAAATTTAAGTTTGCTCTTCCAACAGCTACATCAGTGTTGGGTCTGCCTATTGGACAGCATATAAGTTGCAG aggaaaagatagtcaaaatGAAGAAGTTGTCAAAGCATATACCCCGACCACTTTGGATACTGATATTGGATACTTTGAATTAGTCATAAAG ATGTATCCCCAAGGAAGGATGTCTCATCATTTTCGAGTCATGAGTGAAGGTGATTACCTGGCTGTAAAAGGACCTAAG GGTCGATTCAAGTATCAGCCTAACCAAGTTAAAGCTTTTGGGATGCTAGCCGGAGGTACTGGCATCACTCCAATGTTCCAG GTTGCTAGAGCCATAATGGAAAATCCTAGTGACAGAACAAACATACATCTCATATATGCCAATGTCACATATGAGGACATTCTATTGAAA GAAGAGCTGGATAATCTAGCGAGTAACTTTCCCAATCGTTTCAACATTTATTATGTTCTTAATCAG GCCCCTGAAGGCTGGAAAGGTGGTGTTGGGTTCATATCAAAAGAAATTATTCAGACTCACTGCCCTGCACCAGCACCGGATATTAAG atatTAAGATGCGGACCACCACCTATGAACAAGGCTATGGCTGCTAACCTTGACAGTCTTGGATACAGTTCGGAAATGCAGTTCCAGTTTTAA